In the Clostridium cellulovorans 743B genome, CGAAATTATATATAATAAGAATTCAAGTGACACTAAAGACCATTCCAATATTAATATATATTACTGTATTATCGTGTAAAATAATGTATTAATCATTAGTATTTTACCATGATAAACATCATATGTCTATAATTTCAATTATATATATATTTAATAACTATTGTGAATTTAATTTGGAAGTTAAATAGAGCTTTTAAAAAGTATAAGTAGTTAATAATCTAAACTTAAGTGATAAATAATGAAAGCGCCTTGTCCATTAAATTTAAAGACAGGACGCTTTATAATATTTAGCATTAAGCTTTAATATGTTATTAGAAGATTTAGCTATTGGAATAAGAATTAATTAACTGAATAATTTCTCTCTCACTGTCAACTTCTCCTTCATAAGGATAAGTTTTGGCTACCTTTTCAAAAGCAATAAGTTCTTTGTTTGCATTAACAGTGTTTTTATTTACAAGTAATTCATAGGCATACATTAATCTTCTCCTTGAAACATAAGAAGATGTTGCTTTTATGTATTTTTTTAGTTCTTCGGTGTGAAATTTTTCAATTTCTTCTTTACGACATTGTCCAATGATTTCATAAAACATAAGTTCACAGTATAACTCATTTTTATAAACTTGAAGAAGACCAGGAGTATTATTAAGCATAGCTTCACAAGCAGTTTTTGCTTGTCCGAATTCTTTCTTATCATGAAGATAACTACATTGCATTACACCAATTGCGTTTATTAGTGGATTTTTTAAATCAGCATTATCTGGAAGCCTAAACCATTCCTCTGGCATTTCTCGTAATCTCGTACCTGTGGATACCAGAGCGTTTATCTTTAGCTGAAGCCAAAGCATATGGCGAGCTTCATGGTTCCTACAAAGCGATAGGGTATTAAAACCATCGTTAGCTATACCACCTATTTTTAGAGGTATACTGTTTAATAAGGCAAAGCCTATGCCAAATATAAAATTCATAACAAGAAGTGTAGACAATAATGGAACTTCAGAAAATAAAAAATATAAGGAAAGACATAGCAATCCTAATGAT is a window encoding:
- a CDS encoding M50 family metallopeptidase, encoding MSKNKKKKNIGTIVAGLIFILIGGLGGFFGGKVIDESLPSSDTPFINILFIALIFIFACTSMYIQIIVHEAGHYIFGKLSGYDFVSFRIGTLMFVKEKNKIKRKKFNIVGTGGQCLMSPPKCDGYNFPCISYNLGGSIANISLGLLCLSLYFLFSEVPLLSTLLVMNFIFGIGFALLNSIPLKIGGIANDGFNTLSLCRNHEARHMLWLQLKINALVSTGTRLREMPEEWFRLPDNADLKNPLINAIGVMQCSYLHDKKEFGQAKTACEAMLNNTPGLLQVYKNELYCELMFYEIIGQCRKEEIEKFHTEELKKYIKATSSYVSRRRLMYAYELLVNKNTVNANKELIAFEKVAKTYPYEGEVDSEREIIQLINSYSNS